In one Brassica oleracea var. oleracea cultivar TO1000 chromosome C9, BOL, whole genome shotgun sequence genomic region, the following are encoded:
- the LOC106316827 gene encoding LOW QUALITY PROTEIN: rho GTPase-activating protein 1 (The sequence of the model RefSeq protein was modified relative to this genomic sequence to represent the inferred CDS: inserted 6 bases in 4 codons; deleted 1 base in 1 codon; substituted 2 bases at 2 genomic stop codons) gives MFIWFRELPTSVLDSLSSEQVMQCQTEEDYVELVWLLPPTDVQYAHLNKMNTLIXRPFLVXMDDPMTGLMYAVQVMNFXIEKTLRERQDSVVEEGHVFPLEPSDESSGHQSPSQSLAFNTIEESXELQLDYLEVAENQSLSSEESTLXNNARTSDSGQMETEIKSSVLALALPAQWPVGXKGLTNLSRLGSRAERTEAWR, from the exons ATGTTCATTTGGTTTAGAGAACTCCCTACGAGCGTTCTCGATTCCTTGTCTTCTGAACAAGTGATGCAATGCCAAACGGAAGAGGAC TATGTGGAGCTAGTTTGGCTTCTTCCACCTACAGATGTTCAGTATGCGCATCTTAACAAGATGAACACATTGATTTAAAGGCCCTTTCTTGT GATGGATGATCCAATGACAGGTTTGATGTATGCTGTTCAAGTGATGAACT TAATAGAGAAAACTCTAAGGGAAAGGCAAGACTCTGTAGTTGAGGAAGGTCACGTCTTCCCTTTAGAACCTTCTGATGAGAGCAGCGGTCACCAAAGCCCTTCACAGTCTTTGGCTTTTAACACCATTGAAGAGAGTTAAGAGCTTCAACTAGACTACCTCGAAGTTGCAGAAAATCAGAGTTTAAGCAGTGAGGAATCAACCC ATAATAATGCCAGGACCAGTGACTCGGGTCAGATGGAAACAGAGATTAAAAGTAGCGTGCTGGCTCTGGCTCTTCCGGCTCAGTGGCCTGTTGG AAAAGGATTGACCAACCTGAGCCGTCTAGGTTCGAGGGCAGAGCGTACTGAAGCTTGGCGGTGA